The region TACTGAAGATTCGACTTCAAGATTTGTAGAGTGTAAAAAAGATGGGATATTTACAATTTTCACTGATTTAACTCTATCTTTTTCATCTCTTGTATAAGTTGCCACAACTAATCCAGCTGGTGTTTCAATTCTTAATTCACCCTCTTTTTTAGGTGTTACAATCTCTTTCTCAATTAAAACTGTAACTGTTCCTATTGTTCCATGTCCACACATTGGCAGGCATCCACTTGTTTCTATAAAAAGTATAGATACGTCATACTCATCACTACTTGGTTGAAATACTATTGAACCACTCATCATATCGTGACCTCTTGGTTCAAACATTAAACCTTTTCTAATCCAATCAAACTCTTTTAAAAAGTGTTGTCTTTTTTCGCTCATATTAGCTCCCTTAAGTAAAGGTGCCCCACCACAAACTACTCTTACTGGATTTCCACAAGTGTGTGCATCTACACAAAAAAATGTTTTACAAGACATTTCTAACTCCTAGTTACTTTCTCATAAACTAATCTTGCTGCGGCTAAATCTTCTAATCCATGCCCAACAGATTTAAAAAGAGTTATTTGAGAATCACTCACTCGTGCTTCTTTTTTTCCTCTTGTTAAATCAAACAAGTCAGCTTTAAAATTTTCTTCGAATATTATCTTATTTTCTAATGGAATTTTTATTTCACCTGATTCTTTTTTAGCCATATTAGTGTCTATAAAAATATCTACATTTTTAATAAACTCATCATCAGCTTCTCTCATATCAGGTTTATACGCTCCAACCAAGTCAAAATGTTGCCCTTCTTTTATGTTTTTTCCAAAAATCAAAGGGTTATGACTTAAAGTTGCACAAGAAACTATATCAACGTTTGAAATCTTATCTTCAATATTTTCAACAACTTGAATATTGTATTCAGGTAGTTCATCTACTATTTTTTGGGCTTTACTTTTATCCCTACCCCAAATATAAATCGCTTTTAAATCTCTTACACAAGAGTGAGCCTTAATTAACTCTTTACTTAATGCACCAGTTCCTATCATCAACATAGAAGTTGAATCTTTTCTTGATAAATATGAACTAGCCAATGCAGAAGCTGCTGCTGTTCTTTTTGAAGTTAAGGGTTTACCATCAATAATTGCTTGAAGTTCACCTTTATGCCCATCAAAAAGAATATAAATACCATTTATAGCTGGTAGATTATATTTAGCATTATTTGGAGATACAGTTAATATCTTAGTTCCAACACTAACACCCTCTTGCCAAGCAGGCATTAAAAGTAAAGTTGAATCAATTTTTTCTTCTGGATTCTCATAATCATAATGAAGTCTATCAGGAACTTTAATCTTATTAATAAAAGCATTTTTTAATACTTCTATCAATGAAGGATAATCTAAGTTCTTAATAACTTCTTCTTTTTCTATAAATCTCATATTCTTTCTCTTGTATACTTATCATTAACAATTCTAAGAATCTCTAAAGGATTTTCATCTTTAAGCTCTTCAGGAAGTAGAGAATTTGGACAATCTTGGAAACAAACAGGTCTAACAAATCTTCTAATAGCTCCTGTTCCAACAGAAGTAAATCTTGAATCAGTAGCAG is a window of Halarcobacter sp. DNA encoding:
- a CDS encoding ornithine cyclodeaminase family protein, with protein sequence MRFIEKEEVIKNLDYPSLIEVLKNAFINKIKVPDRLHYDYENPEEKIDSTLLLMPAWQEGVSVGTKILTVSPNNAKYNLPAINGIYILFDGHKGELQAIIDGKPLTSKRTAAASALASSYLSRKDSTSMLMIGTGALSKELIKAHSCVRDLKAIYIWGRDKSKAQKIVDELPEYNIQVVENIEDKISNVDIVSCATLSHNPLIFGKNIKEGQHFDLVGAYKPDMREADDEFIKNVDIFIDTNMAKKESGEIKIPLENKIIFEENFKADLFDLTRGKKEARVSDSQITLFKSVGHGLEDLAAARLVYEKVTRS